A part of Deltaproteobacteria bacterium genomic DNA contains:
- a CDS encoding peptidylprolyl isomerase, producing the protein MLRSAGTLLAFACAALVAAGGAIAQTPQQGGNPVVVLETTLGSIEIELDAQKAPISTANFLAYVDSGHYDGTVFHRVIPDFMIQGGGFDDSMAQKPTRAPIKNEADNGLKNLRGTVAMARTNVVDSATSQFFVNLKDNDFLNHGGRDFGYAVIGKVTSGMDVVDKIAAVKTANRGGHQNVPVEPVKITKAHRK; encoded by the coding sequence ATGCTCCGCTCCGCCGGCACGCTCCTCGCCTTCGCTTGCGCCGCGCTCGTTGCAGCCGGCGGGGCGATCGCCCAGACGCCCCAACAGGGAGGGAACCCCGTGGTCGTACTCGAGACGACGCTCGGCTCGATCGAGATCGAGCTCGACGCGCAGAAGGCCCCGATCAGCACCGCCAACTTCCTGGCCTACGTGGACTCCGGCCACTACGACGGCACCGTCTTCCATCGCGTGATCCCGGACTTCATGATCCAGGGCGGCGGCTTCGACGACTCGATGGCCCAGAAGCCCACCCGGGCGCCGATCAAGAACGAGGCCGACAACGGCCTGAAGAACCTGCGCGGCACGGTCGCGATGGCGCGCACCAACGTGGTGGACAGCGCCACCTCGCAGTTCTTCGTCAACCTGAAGGACAACGACTTCCTGAACCACGGCGGGCGCGACTTCGGCTACGCGGTGATCGGGAAGGTGACGAGCGGCATGGACGTGGTGGACAAGATCGCGGCGGTGAAGACCGCCAACCGCGGCGGGCACCAGAACGTCCCGGTCGAGCCGGTGAAGATCACGAAGGCGCACCGCAAGTAG
- a CDS encoding potassium/proton antiporter, with product MTEPAATAALLAAIGILLMLAGLASPLSSRLGVPALVLFLGIGMLAGSEGFGGIPFDDYALAFRLGTIALVLILFDGGLNTAPAALRRAALPAGLLATAGVVATAGLVALAGWALGLAPVTALLVGAVVSSTDAAATFAVLRSSGVRLRASTAATLEVESGLNDPMAILLTMIATELALGRAMGAGEVGLLFVQQFGVGGAVGVAAGLAARVLLRSVRLPAAGLYPVLTLAIAFLSFGLATLLAGSGFVAVYATGLLLSASSLPYGAGVRRVHDALAWLAQIMMFTLLGLLVFPRQLLPAMGVGLGIALFLACVARPLAVAPILALLRVPGRENAFVSWVGLRGAVPIILGAYPAVAGFADGDEVFHLVFFVVLASSFVPGATVGWVARRLGIADPGPPPPPVSVELVSLRELPGDFVWYHVAPASAVAGAEMRDLPLPEGCLVTLVLRGGDVVVPRGGTALLPGDQVCVFVLPEGRPLLDLLFGGASEEAG from the coding sequence ATGACGGAGCCGGCCGCGACCGCCGCCCTGCTCGCGGCGATCGGCATCCTGCTGATGCTGGCCGGCCTCGCGAGCCCGCTCTCGAGCCGGCTCGGCGTCCCGGCGCTGGTGCTCTTCCTCGGGATCGGCATGCTGGCCGGCTCCGAGGGCTTCGGCGGCATCCCCTTCGACGATTACGCGCTGGCCTTCCGGCTCGGCACGATCGCGCTCGTCCTGATCCTCTTCGACGGCGGCCTCAATACCGCCCCCGCTGCGCTCCGGCGCGCCGCGCTGCCGGCCGGCCTGCTCGCGACCGCGGGCGTGGTGGCGACCGCGGGGCTCGTGGCGCTGGCCGGCTGGGCGCTCGGCCTCGCGCCGGTGACGGCGCTGCTCGTGGGGGCCGTGGTGTCGTCCACCGATGCGGCGGCGACCTTCGCGGTGCTGCGCAGCAGCGGCGTGCGGCTGCGCGCGTCGACCGCCGCCACCCTCGAGGTCGAGTCCGGCCTCAACGACCCGATGGCGATCCTGCTCACGATGATCGCGACCGAGCTGGCGCTCGGCCGGGCGATGGGCGCCGGTGAGGTGGGCCTGCTCTTCGTCCAGCAGTTCGGGGTGGGCGGCGCGGTCGGGGTCGCCGCCGGGCTGGCGGCGCGCGTCCTCCTGCGCAGCGTCCGGCTGCCCGCCGCGGGCCTCTATCCGGTGCTGACCCTCGCGATCGCCTTCCTCTCCTTCGGGCTCGCGACGCTGCTCGCCGGCAGCGGCTTCGTCGCGGTCTACGCCACCGGGCTCCTGCTCTCGGCGAGCTCGCTCCCCTACGGCGCCGGGGTCCGCCGCGTGCACGACGCCCTCGCCTGGCTCGCGCAGATCATGATGTTCACGCTGCTCGGGCTCCTGGTCTTCCCGCGCCAGCTCCTGCCCGCGATGGGGGTCGGGCTCGGCATCGCGCTCTTCCTGGCCTGCGTGGCGCGCCCGCTCGCCGTGGCGCCGATCCTCGCGCTCCTGCGGGTGCCCGGGCGCGAGAACGCCTTCGTCTCCTGGGTGGGGCTGCGCGGTGCGGTGCCGATCATCCTCGGGGCCTATCCGGCGGTGGCAGGCTTTGCCGACGGCGACGAGGTCTTCCACCTGGTCTTCTTCGTCGTGCTCGCGAGCAGCTTCGTGCCGGGCGCCACGGTCGGCTGGGTGGCGCGCCGGCTCGGCATCGCCGACCCGGGCCCGCCGCCGCCGCCCGTGAGCGTCGAGCTGGTCTCGCTGCGCGAGCTCCCGGGAGACTTCGTCTGGTACCACGTCGCGCCCGCGTCCGCGGTCGCCGGCGCCGAGATGCGCGACCTCCCGCTGCCCGAGGGCTGCCTCGTCACGCTGGTCCTGCGCGGCGGCGACGTCGTGGTGCCGCGCGGCGGCACCGCGCTCCTGCCCGGCGACCAGGTCTGCGTCTTCGTCCTGCCCGAGGGCCGCCCGCTCCTCGACCTGCTCTTCGGCGGCGCCTCGGAGGAGGCGGGCTAG
- a CDS encoding serine hydrolase yields MLPKRLCALALAAALALAAASAARAQPYDFSQADSLLTNELPELHGHVAVIVRQGGVEIYRFQTGDIGYDTRIGLASVTKTISAGVVLALVDEGLLATGERLGDALPLFEHDGLGDPTVRDAWGMRAGISSAVPYERDPRFTLAESVERIGLTGFLVFSPPGSQLGYDGAGMQAVGRIAELRTGQAWEAIARSRIFDPCGMPVSDYGQFAPNPSVPGGLRSSAEELIDYAQMILDGGGCAGQRVLSDAAIEQLFENATRGLPVHHSPFPPAHPLYPYGADPDYAFGAWVLAEDPATQHVEELVGAGAWGSFVWIDRRRGLSAVLVTHIVPGSQTSMDAALGLFDVARRQVEGAQARALTPAPAGAEARLTWQPAPGSIATRVYGAATPIRDVYGLRGAELLAEVASDTVVVPRFPYYAATAVFAGLDDTALVPGVNSVTGFVPEAPQATLGTLALLTLALLARRAVPRPAVGGF; encoded by the coding sequence ATGCTTCCGAAGCGCCTGTGCGCCCTGGCCCTCGCAGCCGCGCTGGCGCTCGCCGCCGCCAGCGCCGCGCGCGCGCAGCCCTACGACTTCTCGCAGGCCGATTCGCTGCTCACGAACGAGCTGCCGGAGCTCCACGGACACGTCGCCGTCATCGTCCGGCAGGGCGGCGTCGAGATCTACCGCTTCCAGACGGGCGACATCGGCTACGACACGCGCATCGGCCTCGCCTCGGTCACGAAGACGATCTCGGCGGGCGTGGTCCTCGCGCTCGTGGACGAAGGCCTCCTCGCGACGGGCGAGCGCCTCGGCGACGCGCTGCCGCTCTTCGAGCACGACGGCCTCGGCGACCCGACCGTGCGCGACGCCTGGGGCATGCGCGCCGGCATCTCGTCGGCCGTCCCCTACGAGCGCGACCCGCGCTTCACGTTGGCGGAGTCGGTCGAGCGCATCGGCCTCACGGGCTTCCTCGTGTTCTCGCCACCCGGCTCGCAGCTCGGCTACGACGGCGCGGGCATGCAGGCCGTCGGGCGCATCGCCGAGCTGCGCACGGGGCAGGCCTGGGAGGCGATCGCCCGCAGCCGCATCTTCGACCCCTGCGGCATGCCGGTGTCGGACTACGGCCAGTTCGCGCCGAACCCCTCGGTGCCCGGCGGTCTCCGCAGCAGCGCGGAGGAGCTGATCGACTACGCGCAGATGATCCTCGACGGCGGCGGGTGCGCGGGCCAGCGCGTGCTCTCGGACGCGGCCATCGAGCAGCTCTTCGAGAACGCCACCCGCGGTCTGCCCGTCCACCACTCGCCGTTCCCGCCGGCCCATCCGCTCTACCCCTACGGCGCGGACCCCGACTACGCGTTCGGCGCCTGGGTGCTGGCCGAGGATCCGGCGACGCAGCACGTCGAGGAGCTGGTCGGCGCGGGCGCGTGGGGGAGCTTCGTCTGGATCGACCGCCGGCGCGGCCTCTCGGCGGTGCTCGTCACCCACATCGTGCCGGGGTCGCAGACCTCGATGGACGCCGCGCTCGGGCTCTTCGACGTGGCGCGACGCCAGGTCGAAGGGGCGCAGGCCCGCGCGCTCACGCCCGCGCCCGCCGGCGCCGAGGCCCGGCTCACGTGGCAGCCGGCACCCGGCTCGATCGCCACGCGCGTCTACGGCGCGGCGACGCCGATCCGCGACGTGTACGGCCTGCGCGGCGCCGAGCTGCTCGCAGAGGTCGCGTCGGACACGGTCGTCGTACCGCGCTTCCCGTACTACGCCGCGACCGCCGTCTTCGCGGGGCTCGACGACACCGCGCTCGTCCCGGGGGTGAACAGCGTGACGGGCTTCGTGCCCGAGGCGCCGCAGGCGACCCTCGGCACGCTCGCCCTCCTCACGCTCGCCCTGCTCGCGCGGCGCGCTGTTCCGCGCCCGGCTGTCGGCGGGTTCTAG
- a CDS encoding pitrilysin family protein: MAAPDQPSAAPLRAPRREVLPNGLVLLLDESHLAAVAELQIWAKVGSADEGPGEAGLAHFHEHMLFKGTERRGVAEVAGAIEGVGGRVNAYTSYDTTVYHATVPSDGLGIALDVLADMVRGSLFDPDELAREIEVVLEEIRRSDDSPPHVCAEALFATAYRTHPYRAPILGSRESVASFDRERVRAFYRRWYAPDNLLVVASGDFEANALAASVRALFADAVPAGARRARPAEPPQEAPRAALLRRPFERACFEIAWPAVALAHPDTPYLDLLAFVLGEGESSRLVRRVKESEGLVDRVDASCYTPMDRGLFGVSADLDPERVPDAVAAIAREVETIRRAVVSDDEIEKARANFLASEHFERESVAGRARKLGTFEAIAGSFRGDAAYLEAVRNATPADLLRVAATHLDPRRVTVAAVLPEGAVPALDEKALVGAAGRGAEQAARAVVPERIGAAPALGAPAAAAARGATPARASRLAPAIESYRLASGAVLHVEPRREVPVVALRGAFHGGLLAEDATSAGLTQLVTSMWLRGTRRRGAAELAHAIEAIAADVDGFTGRSGFGLSMEATSDRFEPALDLFAEVLLEPAFAADELERERRDTLAALARREDRLGARVLDLFTAALWSTHPYRWPVLGTPETVAAFTRADVLAHHARWVRGPNLVLALAGDVDPDRAAEQVAARLAALDAAPCPRPAPPAEAPPTAARRVELRKDRAQAHLAVGFRGLTVDDPDRFALEVITQVLAGQGGRLFLELRDRRGLAYSVNALDAEGVAPGFFAITIGTAPDKLDEARRAIHEQLAALVADAPPAGELERARRYLIGNFEIDRQRSVVRAAHMAIDALYGLGADAQHRYAARIAAVTAGDVLRVARRVIDLETAVEAVIRP, encoded by the coding sequence GTGGCCGCCCCCGACCAGCCCTCCGCGGCCCCGCTCCGCGCGCCCCGCCGCGAGGTCCTCCCGAACGGCCTCGTGCTGCTCCTCGACGAGTCGCACCTGGCCGCGGTCGCCGAGCTCCAGATCTGGGCGAAGGTGGGCTCGGCCGACGAGGGGCCGGGCGAGGCCGGCCTCGCGCACTTCCACGAGCACATGCTCTTCAAGGGCACCGAGCGGCGCGGAGTCGCCGAGGTGGCGGGCGCCATCGAGGGCGTGGGCGGCCGTGTCAACGCCTACACCAGCTACGACACCACGGTGTATCACGCGACGGTGCCCTCCGACGGGCTCGGGATCGCGCTCGACGTGCTGGCCGACATGGTGCGCGGCTCGCTCTTCGACCCCGACGAGCTGGCGCGCGAGATCGAGGTGGTGCTCGAGGAGATCCGGCGCTCGGACGACTCGCCGCCCCACGTCTGCGCCGAGGCGCTCTTCGCGACGGCCTACCGGACGCACCCCTATCGCGCGCCGATCCTGGGCTCGCGCGAGAGCGTGGCGAGCTTCGACCGCGAGCGCGTGAGGGCCTTCTACCGGCGCTGGTACGCACCCGACAACCTGCTCGTGGTGGCGAGCGGCGACTTCGAGGCCAACGCCCTGGCCGCCTCCGTGCGCGCGCTCTTCGCGGATGCGGTGCCGGCGGGCGCCCGCCGCGCGCGGCCCGCCGAGCCGCCCCAGGAGGCGCCGCGCGCCGCCCTCCTGCGCCGGCCCTTCGAGCGGGCCTGCTTCGAGATCGCGTGGCCCGCCGTCGCGCTCGCCCACCCCGACACGCCCTATCTCGACCTGCTGGCCTTCGTGCTCGGCGAGGGCGAGAGCAGCCGCCTCGTGCGCCGCGTGAAGGAGAGCGAGGGCCTCGTCGATCGCGTGGACGCCTCCTGCTACACGCCGATGGACCGGGGGCTGTTCGGGGTGTCGGCCGATCTCGATCCGGAGCGGGTCCCCGACGCGGTCGCGGCGATCGCCCGCGAGGTGGAGACGATCCGTCGCGCAGTGGTGTCGGACGACGAGATCGAGAAGGCGCGCGCGAACTTCCTGGCCAGCGAGCACTTCGAGCGCGAGAGCGTCGCCGGGCGGGCGCGCAAGCTCGGCACCTTCGAGGCGATCGCCGGCTCGTTCCGCGGCGACGCGGCGTACCTGGAGGCCGTGCGGAACGCCACGCCAGCCGACCTGCTGCGCGTCGCCGCCACCCACCTCGATCCGCGCCGGGTGACGGTGGCCGCGGTGCTGCCCGAGGGCGCCGTGCCCGCGCTCGACGAGAAGGCACTGGTCGGGGCCGCTGGCCGCGGCGCGGAGCAGGCGGCGCGGGCCGTCGTGCCCGAGCGGATCGGCGCCGCGCCCGCGCTGGGCGCACCGGCGGCCGCCGCGGCGAGGGGCGCCACGCCCGCGCGCGCCTCCCGTCTCGCCCCCGCCATCGAGAGCTATCGGCTCGCGAGCGGCGCGGTGCTCCACGTCGAGCCGCGCCGCGAGGTGCCGGTGGTGGCCCTGCGCGGCGCCTTCCACGGCGGACTCCTGGCGGAGGACGCGACCAGCGCCGGCCTCACCCAGCTCGTGACCTCGATGTGGCTGCGCGGGACGCGCCGGCGCGGCGCCGCCGAGCTGGCCCACGCGATCGAGGCGATCGCAGCCGACGTGGACGGCTTCACGGGGCGCAGCGGCTTCGGGCTCTCGATGGAGGCCACGAGCGACCGCTTCGAGCCTGCCCTCGACCTGTTCGCCGAGGTCCTGCTCGAGCCGGCCTTCGCCGCCGACGAGCTCGAGCGCGAGCGGCGCGACACGCTGGCGGCGCTGGCGCGCCGCGAGGACCGGCTCGGCGCGCGCGTCCTCGACCTCTTCACCGCCGCGCTCTGGAGCACGCATCCCTATCGCTGGCCGGTCCTGGGCACGCCGGAGACGGTGGCGGCGTTCACGCGCGCCGACGTGCTCGCGCACCACGCGCGCTGGGTCCGTGGCCCGAATCTCGTGCTGGCGCTCGCCGGCGACGTCGACCCCGATCGGGCCGCGGAGCAGGTGGCGGCGCGGCTCGCGGCGCTCGACGCCGCGCCCTGCCCGCGCCCCGCACCGCCGGCCGAGGCGCCGCCCACGGCAGCGCGCCGGGTCGAGCTGCGCAAGGATCGCGCGCAGGCGCACCTGGCGGTGGGCTTCCGCGGGCTCACCGTCGACGACCCGGACCGCTTCGCGCTCGAGGTCATCACGCAGGTGCTGGCCGGCCAGGGCGGGCGGCTCTTCCTCGAGCTGCGCGACCGGCGTGGGCTCGCCTACTCGGTGAACGCCCTCGACGCCGAGGGGGTGGCGCCGGGCTTCTTCGCGATCACGATCGGTACCGCGCCCGACAAGCTCGACGAGGCGCGCCGCGCGATCCACGAGCAGCTCGCGGCGCTGGTGGCGGACGCGCCGCCCGCCGGCGAGCTCGAGCGCGCGCGCCGCTACCTGATCGGCAACTTCGAGATCGACCGCCAGCGCAGCGTCGTGCGCGCCGCGCACATGGCGATCGACGCCCTCTACGGACTCGGCGCCGACGCCCAGCACCGCTACGCCGCCCGCATCGCCGCCGTCACCGCCGGCGACGTGCTGCGTGTCGCGCGCCGGGTGATCGACCTCGAGACCGCGGTCGAGGCCGTGATCCGGCCCTAG
- the hemW gene encoding radical SAM family heme chaperone HemW — MNRRTRRAPHAVPADDGCVGVYLHVPFCERVCPYCDFAVVAARPLTPAREAAYLDALETELAQRAPGFARPGGGPRALASVYLGGGTPSLLAPESVARLVAAARAHFPAGGRVEITLELNPGTTERARLPGFRAAGVNRLSIGVQSFSDATLKRLGRAHRAGEAHATLAAARAAGFDDVSLDLIVAAPGQRLADLERDLDAVLAFGPEHVSAYQLTIEPGTPFARAAARGQLALADEDEGAAMLERLAARLAAGGLERYEISSFARPGREARHNRRYWERQAVLGIGMGAWSCEPASPAAPHGARRANVRQLDTYLARMAAGEPAAAAPPERLTPETARGEAAFLALRTARGLDAAAFAAEFGAPPRAFWPEVIAEALAGGWLLESASGDLRLTPAGLLLSDSIFERLV, encoded by the coding sequence ATGAACCGGAGGACCCGCCGCGCTCCGCACGCCGTTCCCGCGGACGACGGCTGCGTCGGCGTCTACCTGCACGTCCCGTTCTGCGAGCGTGTCTGCCCCTACTGCGACTTCGCGGTGGTGGCCGCCCGCCCTCTCACCCCGGCTCGCGAGGCGGCCTACCTCGACGCGCTGGAAACCGAGCTGGCGCAGCGTGCGCCCGGCTTCGCGAGGCCGGGCGGCGGCCCGCGTGCGCTCGCGTCGGTCTACCTCGGCGGGGGGACGCCATCGCTGCTGGCGCCCGAGTCCGTGGCGCGGCTCGTCGCCGCCGCCCGCGCGCACTTCCCGGCCGGCGGGCGCGTCGAGATCACGCTCGAGCTGAACCCGGGCACCACCGAGCGCGCGCGCCTGCCCGGCTTCCGCGCGGCCGGCGTGAACCGGCTCTCGATCGGCGTGCAGTCGTTCTCGGATGCGACCCTGAAGCGGCTCGGGCGCGCGCATCGGGCCGGGGAGGCCCACGCCACGCTCGCCGCCGCGCGGGCGGCCGGCTTCGACGACGTCTCGCTCGACCTGATCGTCGCCGCACCGGGCCAGCGCCTGGCCGACCTCGAGCGCGACCTCGACGCCGTGCTCGCCTTCGGCCCCGAGCACGTCTCGGCCTACCAGCTCACGATCGAGCCGGGCACGCCCTTCGCGCGCGCCGCCGCGCGCGGCCAGCTCGCGCTCGCGGACGAGGACGAGGGCGCGGCGATGCTCGAGCGGCTCGCGGCGCGGCTCGCGGCGGGCGGGCTCGAGCGCTACGAGATCTCGAGCTTCGCGCGTCCCGGCCGCGAGGCGCGCCACAACCGGCGCTACTGGGAGCGGCAGGCGGTGCTCGGGATCGGGATGGGCGCCTGGTCGTGCGAGCCGGCCTCCCCCGCCGCGCCGCACGGGGCGCGCCGCGCCAACGTGCGCCAGCTCGACACCTACCTCGCGCGCATGGCGGCGGGTGAGCCGGCGGCGGCCGCTCCGCCCGAGCGCCTCACGCCCGAGACGGCACGGGGCGAGGCCGCCTTCCTGGCGCTGCGGACCGCGCGCGGCCTCGACGCCGCCGCCTTCGCGGCCGAGTTCGGTGCGCCGCCGCGCGCGTTCTGGCCCGAGGTGATCGCCGAAGCGCTGGCCGGCGGCTGGCTCCTCGAGAGCGCCTCCGGCGACCTGCGCCTGACTCCTGCCGGCCTCCTGCTCTCCGACTCGATCTTCGAGCGCCTCGTCTGA
- the hrcA gene encoding heat-inducible transcriptional repressor HrcA: protein MQPRSGADPLARDLPALGERQQQVLRAIVARYVGDAAPVGSRSVSHVLAVPLSAASIRNTMAELAELGLVEKPHASAGRVPTALGLRVFVDALAPRGLDEFERRALAAGMGEPDPESLGRVASRVLSECTRQLGFVVVPRIEALRLRHLTLVRLSTSRVLAVLVAETGETLRRVVADEESGAQPELDRLASALNERVAGRTLSELREALAREVAALRSRAEGVVGRALRLAWRALQAEGGGETGTGRHDLVIATWLALLDQPEFQDATRVRELLATIETRQALLQVVERVLGGGAGGVQVALGEELGEPELRQLALVAAPYGSGVAPGVLGVIGPRRMDYARVMALVGYLSELVTRKLSA from the coding sequence TTGCAACCGCGCAGCGGCGCCGACCCTCTCGCCCGCGACCTGCCGGCGCTCGGCGAGCGCCAGCAGCAGGTGCTGCGCGCGATCGTGGCGCGCTACGTGGGCGACGCGGCGCCGGTCGGCTCGCGCAGCGTGAGCCACGTCCTCGCGGTCCCGCTCTCGGCCGCGTCGATCCGCAACACGATGGCGGAGCTCGCCGAGCTCGGGCTCGTCGAGAAGCCGCACGCCTCCGCCGGCCGGGTGCCGACCGCACTCGGGCTGCGGGTGTTCGTGGACGCGCTGGCGCCGCGCGGCCTCGACGAGTTCGAGCGCCGCGCACTGGCGGCGGGGATGGGCGAGCCCGACCCCGAGTCGCTCGGGCGCGTCGCCTCGCGCGTGCTCTCGGAGTGCACCCGCCAGCTCGGCTTCGTCGTGGTGCCGCGCATCGAGGCGCTGCGGCTGCGCCACCTGACCCTGGTGCGGCTCTCGACGAGCCGTGTGCTCGCGGTGCTGGTCGCGGAGACCGGCGAGACCCTGCGCCGGGTGGTCGCAGACGAGGAGTCGGGCGCGCAGCCCGAGCTCGACCGGCTCGCCTCCGCCCTGAACGAGCGGGTTGCCGGACGGACGCTCAGCGAGCTGCGGGAGGCGCTCGCGCGCGAGGTGGCCGCCTTGCGCTCGCGGGCCGAGGGCGTGGTCGGTCGCGCGCTGCGGCTCGCCTGGCGCGCGCTCCAGGCCGAGGGCGGGGGCGAGACGGGCACCGGGCGGCACGATCTCGTGATCGCGACCTGGCTCGCGCTGCTCGATCAGCCCGAGTTCCAGGATGCAACGCGGGTGCGCGAGCTCCTCGCCACGATCGAGACCCGCCAGGCGCTGCTCCAGGTGGTGGAACGGGTGCTGGGTGGTGGCGCCGGCGGCGTCCAGGTGGCGCTCGGCGAGGAGCTCGGCGAGCCCGAGCTGCGCCAGCTCGCCCTGGTCGCGGCACCCTACGGGAGCGGGGTCGCGCCGGGCGTGCTCGGCGTGATCGGGCCGCGGCGGATGGACTACGCGCGCGTCATGGCGCTGGTCGGGTACCTGTCGGAGCTCGTGACGAGGAAGCTGTCGGCGTGA
- the grpE gene encoding nucleotide exchange factor GrpE, translating into MSEGVRRRPPGGGGGEGWEGFAEEAAGTLGPSPELEDAMREAAESVEALHEHRKEPGAGGSPQAERAGSDPAEAESSELAELRDRYLRLAADFENFRKRTLKDREEAHHFGHQSLVKDLLPTVDNLERAVDHARKGGESSGLLEGVELVLRELEALLARYGVTPIEALGQAFDPALHEAMAQVPDASKPPHTVVEVFQRGYQLRGRLLRPARVVVSRPPEGSGADGRRDG; encoded by the coding sequence GTGAGCGAAGGAGTGCGGCGACGCCCGCCGGGCGGCGGGGGCGGGGAAGGCTGGGAGGGCTTCGCGGAGGAGGCCGCGGGCACGCTCGGCCCGAGCCCGGAGCTCGAGGACGCGATGCGGGAGGCCGCCGAGTCGGTCGAGGCACTCCACGAGCATCGAAAAGAGCCAGGCGCGGGCGGCTCCCCCCAGGCCGAGCGCGCGGGGTCGGATCCGGCCGAGGCCGAGAGCAGTGAGCTCGCCGAGCTCAGGGACCGCTACCTGCGGCTTGCGGCGGACTTCGAAAACTTCCGCAAGCGGACGCTCAAGGACCGCGAAGAGGCGCATCACTTCGGGCACCAGAGCCTCGTCAAGGATCTGCTGCCGACGGTCGACAACCTCGAGCGCGCCGTCGACCACGCTCGCAAGGGCGGGGAGAGCTCGGGGCTGCTCGAAGGCGTGGAGCTGGTGCTGCGCGAGCTCGAGGCCCTGCTCGCCCGGTACGGCGTGACTCCCATCGAGGCCCTCGGGCAGGCCTTCGATCCCGCCCTCCACGAGGCCATGGCCCAGGTGCCCGACGCCTCGAAGCCCCCCCACACCGTCGTCGAGGTCTTCCAGCGGGGCTACCAGCTCCGGGGCCGGCTCCTGCGCCCCGCGCGGGTCGTGGTGTCCCGCCCTCCTGAAGGTTCCGGCGCGGACGGCCGAAGAGACGGCTGA